A part of Marinomonas rhizomae genomic DNA contains:
- the ettA gene encoding energy-dependent translational throttle protein EttA has translation MAQFVYSMNRVGKVVPPKREILKDISLSFFPGAKIGVLGLNGSGKSTLLRIMAGVDTEHNGEARPMPGIKIGYLEQEPHLDPEKNVRGIVEEAFTDVIEAMARLDAVYAEYAEPDADFDALAKEQGQLEALIEAKEGHNLERALEVAADALRLPHWDAKVEHLSGGERRRVALCRLLLNKPDMILLDEPTNHLDAESVAWLERFLKDYPGTVVAITHDRYFLDNAAGWILELDRGHGIPYEGNYSSWLEQKDARLQTEAKQQASHQKAIKSELEWVRQNAKGRQSKSKARLARFEEMNSQEFQDRNETNELYIPPGPRLGSKVIEIEGVSKSFEHKMLLEDFNMVVPQGAIVGVVGGNGAGKSTLFKMIAGIEQPDSGTVTIGETVQLAYVDQMRELDGDKTVFEEIADGQDMITVHNYKVPSRAYIGRFNFKGSDQQKLVKHLSGGERNRLHLAKLLKEGGNVLLLDEPTNDLDVETLRALEDALLAFPGAAIVISHDRWFLDRIATHILAYEGDSKAVFFEGNYAEYEADYKQRTGNEATPTRIKYKRIDA, from the coding sequence ATGGCTCAGTTTGTATACAGCATGAACCGCGTTGGGAAAGTTGTTCCCCCAAAACGTGAGATTCTAAAAGATATTTCTCTTTCATTCTTCCCTGGCGCTAAGATCGGTGTATTGGGTCTTAACGGTTCTGGTAAATCGACTCTACTTCGCATTATGGCGGGTGTTGATACCGAGCATAATGGTGAAGCACGTCCAATGCCGGGCATCAAAATCGGCTACTTGGAGCAAGAGCCGCATCTTGATCCAGAAAAGAACGTGCGCGGCATCGTTGAAGAAGCCTTCACTGACGTTATCGAAGCCATGGCACGTTTGGATGCAGTTTACGCAGAATACGCAGAGCCAGACGCAGACTTTGATGCCCTAGCAAAAGAACAAGGCCAACTTGAAGCCTTGATCGAAGCAAAAGAAGGCCACAATCTAGAGCGTGCTCTTGAAGTTGCTGCCGACGCACTACGTCTGCCTCATTGGGATGCAAAAGTAGAACATCTTTCTGGTGGTGAGCGTCGTCGTGTTGCCTTATGTCGTCTATTGCTTAACAAGCCAGATATGATCCTTCTAGACGAGCCAACAAACCATTTGGATGCGGAATCCGTTGCTTGGCTAGAGCGCTTCCTAAAAGATTACCCAGGCACTGTTGTGGCGATTACCCATGACCGTTACTTCCTAGACAACGCCGCTGGCTGGATTCTGGAACTTGACCGTGGCCATGGTATTCCATACGAAGGCAACTACTCTTCTTGGTTAGAGCAAAAAGACGCGCGTCTACAAACCGAAGCGAAGCAACAAGCCTCTCACCAAAAAGCCATTAAATCGGAACTTGAGTGGGTTCGCCAAAACGCCAAAGGTCGTCAGTCTAAATCCAAAGCCCGTTTGGCTCGCTTCGAAGAAATGAACTCGCAAGAGTTCCAAGATCGTAACGAAACCAACGAATTGTACATTCCACCGGGACCACGCCTTGGTTCTAAAGTCATCGAAATCGAAGGCGTTAGCAAAAGCTTCGAACACAAGATGCTACTAGAAGACTTCAACATGGTTGTGCCACAAGGCGCTATCGTCGGTGTTGTTGGTGGTAACGGTGCAGGTAAATCTACCCTATTCAAAATGATCGCCGGCATCGAGCAACCTGATTCAGGTACCGTCACCATAGGCGAAACCGTTCAGCTTGCTTACGTTGACCAAATGCGTGAACTCGACGGTGACAAAACCGTCTTCGAAGAGATCGCCGACGGCCAAGACATGATCACGGTTCACAACTACAAAGTGCCGTCTCGTGCTTACATTGGTCGCTTTAACTTCAAAGGGTCAGATCAACAAAAATTGGTTAAGCACTTGTCTGGTGGTGAGCGTAACCGTTTGCACCTTGCCAAACTGCTTAAAGAAGGCGGCAACGTATTGCTACTGGATGAGCCGACCAACGACCTTGACGTAGAAACTTTACGTGCACTGGAAGACGCCCTATTGGCCTTCCCAGGCGCCGCGATTGTTATTTCCCATGACCGTTGGTTCCTAGACCGTATCGCGACACACATCCTAGCGTACGAAGGCGATTCTAAAGCCGTCTTCTTCGAAGGTAATTACGCAGAATACGAAGCCGACTACAAACAACGTACCGGCAACGAAGCCACACCAACTCGTATCAAATACAAACGTATTGATGCTTAA
- the ribD gene encoding bifunctional diaminohydroxyphosphoribosylaminopyrimidine deaminase/5-amino-6-(5-phosphoribosylamino)uracil reductase RibD yields the protein MTVYNHEHWMAKAIQLAKKGRYTTHPNPRVGCVLVKDQQIIGQGFHVKAGEGHAEVNALADANQDAVGATAYVTLEPCSHQGKTPPCADALIKAGVACVVYGMQDPNPEVSGNGLAKIKKAGIEVIGPVLEAECEALNPGFIKRMREGLPYVRVKLAMSMDGRTAMESGESQWITDSAARLDVQRLRAQSDAIVTGIGSVLADNPSMTVRIDNDDQEADPKSVRQPIRVIMDTALSILPEAKILYPGNQAWMFSVEEEVEAEHVEVLTKKGVTVRFAPRGEDGRLDLLDAMEQLADAGINEVLLEAGAELAGGFLEAGLIDEIVVYMAPKLLGSSARPLFKLPLEAMDEAVDLTLKSVRQVGQDVRLVYLPKYLDEDFEGDFDE from the coding sequence ATGACCGTTTACAACCACGAACATTGGATGGCGAAAGCCATTCAATTAGCGAAAAAAGGCCGCTATACGACTCATCCAAACCCACGTGTTGGTTGTGTATTAGTTAAAGATCAACAAATCATTGGGCAAGGCTTTCATGTAAAAGCCGGAGAAGGCCATGCGGAAGTCAATGCCTTGGCGGATGCGAACCAAGACGCTGTTGGCGCAACGGCTTATGTCACCTTGGAACCTTGCAGTCACCAAGGCAAAACGCCGCCTTGTGCCGATGCCTTAATTAAAGCGGGCGTTGCGTGTGTTGTTTACGGCATGCAAGATCCGAATCCTGAAGTGTCTGGCAATGGTCTGGCGAAAATCAAAAAAGCCGGTATCGAAGTAATTGGGCCAGTTTTAGAAGCGGAATGCGAAGCGCTTAACCCTGGTTTTATTAAGCGTATGCGAGAAGGTCTTCCTTATGTGCGAGTGAAGCTTGCCATGAGCATGGATGGCCGCACAGCAATGGAATCTGGCGAGAGTCAGTGGATTACTGATTCCGCTGCGCGTCTTGATGTACAGCGTTTGCGTGCGCAAAGTGATGCTATTGTGACGGGGATTGGCTCGGTGTTGGCAGACAACCCAAGCATGACAGTGCGTATCGACAATGATGACCAAGAAGCCGATCCGAAAAGCGTGCGTCAGCCGATTCGTGTTATTATGGATACGGCTTTGTCGATTCTTCCTGAAGCGAAAATCCTTTACCCTGGCAATCAAGCTTGGATGTTTTCGGTAGAAGAAGAGGTGGAAGCTGAGCATGTAGAAGTGCTCACTAAAAAAGGCGTGACGGTGCGCTTTGCCCCACGCGGTGAAGATGGTCGTCTCGACTTATTGGACGCGATGGAGCAACTTGCTGATGCAGGCATCAACGAAGTTTTATTAGAGGCAGGCGCGGAATTGGCTGGTGGCTTTTTGGAAGCCGGTTTGATCGACGAAATTGTTGTCTACATGGCGCCGAAACTATTGGGCTCCAGCGCACGTCCGTTATTCAAATTGCCTCTAGAGGCGATGGACGAAGCCGTTGATCTCACCCTTAAATCGGTTCGCCAAGTTGGTCAAGATGTACGTTTGGTTTATTTGCCAAAATACCTAGATGAAGATTTCGAAGGCGATTTTGACGAATAG
- a CDS encoding transporter substrate-binding domain-containing protein: MFNVLKLVMSKVDPDTTFVQNDQELNTARAIGAVESKKLDVMWGGSTSTYEDKMLPIRIPALKGLLGHRIFIIRASDQEKFNQIHSLEDLKKLDAGLGKLWGDTKVMKLADIPTVTTMKYPNLFLMLEGGRFDYFPRALHEPWVEVKSRPELNLAIEKHLMLIYPFAQYFYVEKSNKTLHDKIYKGFEMAIADGSYNKLFFNHPMIKDVLEQANLKQRTVIRIKNATMHPDTPFDRKEFWLDLDNL, from the coding sequence ATGTTTAATGTCCTTAAGCTCGTTATGAGTAAGGTTGACCCTGACACTACCTTCGTTCAAAACGACCAAGAGCTAAACACAGCTCGAGCCATTGGTGCCGTCGAATCCAAAAAACTCGATGTAATGTGGGGAGGCTCCACCTCCACTTACGAAGATAAAATGCTCCCAATCCGAATTCCCGCACTGAAAGGGCTGCTCGGACACCGAATCTTTATTATTCGCGCCAGTGACCAAGAAAAATTCAACCAAATACATTCTTTGGAAGATTTAAAGAAACTCGATGCTGGCTTAGGCAAACTTTGGGGTGACACAAAGGTAATGAAATTAGCCGACATCCCGACGGTCACTACGATGAAATACCCTAACTTATTTTTGATGCTAGAAGGCGGCCGTTTCGACTACTTCCCCAGAGCGCTTCATGAACCTTGGGTAGAAGTAAAATCTCGTCCGGAGCTGAACTTAGCCATTGAAAAACATCTCATGCTGATTTACCCATTCGCGCAATATTTCTATGTCGAAAAATCCAACAAAACGTTGCACGACAAAATTTACAAAGGCTTTGAAATGGCTATCGCTGATGGCAGCTATAACAAACTCTTCTTCAATCATCCGATGATTAAAGATGTGTTAGAGCAAGCCAACTTAAAGCAACGTACAGTCATTCGTATCAAAAATGCCACCATGCATCCAGATACGCCCTTTGACCGCAAAGAATTTTGGTTAGATTTAGACAACCTTTAA
- a CDS encoding DUF6172 family protein: protein MKKNFVLSHPKKPYQRIIEEAKNEVKQYIKAERKKALPDGADFWGFNCKFGQTADKARAIHEGDINTNISSAQSQHWKTFYLEVIPTPKQRAKRSEDE from the coding sequence ATGAAAAAGAACTTTGTATTGTCTCACCCCAAAAAACCATATCAGCGCATTATTGAAGAAGCGAAAAATGAGGTTAAGCAATACATCAAAGCAGAGCGTAAAAAAGCCTTGCCTGATGGTGCGGATTTTTGGGGATTTAACTGCAAATTTGGTCAAACGGCTGATAAGGCAAGAGCTATTCATGAAGGTGATATCAATACCAACATTAGCTCGGCACAAAGCCAGCATTGGAAGACTTTTTATCTAGAAGTCATTCCAACGCCTAAACAGCGTGCTAAGCGTTCAGAAGACGAATAA
- the nusB gene encoding transcription antitermination factor NusB — protein sequence MSEVETANDQTPAPKRKEKKPSRSQLRSASRRLALQAVYQWQMNQSAVSEIETQFVMNQDQEMDSCDKVYFRELLQGVTASAKKLDALFEELLDRPLSELDPIELAVMRIGAFELSQRLDVPYRVAINESVELAKGFGATESHKYVNGILDKLAQRVRREEIAARRDANKESKK from the coding sequence ATGAGCGAAGTGGAAACAGCAAACGACCAAACTCCAGCACCAAAACGTAAAGAGAAAAAACCTTCACGTTCGCAATTGCGCAGTGCTTCTCGTCGTTTGGCATTACAAGCGGTCTATCAATGGCAGATGAACCAATCTGCAGTGAGCGAGATCGAAACTCAATTCGTGATGAACCAAGATCAAGAAATGGATTCTTGTGACAAAGTCTACTTCCGCGAATTACTACAAGGTGTAACAGCTAGCGCCAAAAAATTGGACGCTTTGTTTGAAGAACTATTAGACCGCCCATTAAGCGAACTAGACCCAATCGAATTGGCCGTTATGCGCATTGGTGCATTTGAATTGTCTCAGCGTTTAGACGTGCCATACCGAGTTGCGATCAACGAAAGCGTAGAGCTAGCAAAAGGCTTCGGCGCGACGGAAAGCCACAAATACGTAAACGGCATTCTAGACAAACTTGCACAGCGCGTGCGCCGCGAAGAAATCGCCGCTCGTCGAGATGCGAATAAAGAGTCGAAGAAGTAA
- the thiL gene encoding thiamine-phosphate kinase — protein sequence MKEFELIQNIFQASVMASTQGRGDLLLGIGDDCAQVQVPQGQSLVFSMDTLVEGRHFPFDADPVDIGYRAVASCVSDLAAMGAKPAFFTLGLTLPESDPQWLAGLAQGMAELAEPIGLALVGGDTTKGPLTITLQVHGYVEPDMAVKRSGAKVGDDIYVTGLLGDAAAAVPIVTGELQVSSERFDYFYDRFWRPKPRLIAGMALKRVVHAMMDISDGLAQDIQHILKASGVGANIDANRVPVSSELSRWQPETAVALALTGGDDYELCFTAPKAQAAEISLITQTLSLPCTKVGEIVENGFAIQNYDGDVTGWQHF from the coding sequence TTGAAAGAATTCGAGTTGATACAAAACATCTTTCAAGCGTCTGTGATGGCAAGCACGCAGGGACGTGGAGATCTTTTGTTGGGCATTGGTGATGATTGTGCTCAGGTGCAAGTGCCGCAAGGTCAGAGCTTGGTGTTTTCTATGGATACCTTGGTCGAAGGTCGACATTTTCCTTTCGATGCGGATCCTGTGGATATTGGTTATCGTGCGGTGGCAAGCTGCGTCAGTGACTTGGCCGCGATGGGCGCGAAACCGGCGTTTTTCACTTTGGGACTAACGCTTCCTGAATCTGATCCGCAATGGTTAGCAGGCTTGGCGCAAGGTATGGCAGAACTGGCTGAGCCGATCGGTTTGGCCTTGGTTGGCGGCGATACTACCAAAGGGCCGCTAACCATTACGCTGCAAGTGCATGGTTATGTAGAGCCAGACATGGCGGTAAAACGCAGTGGGGCAAAAGTCGGTGATGATATTTACGTCACTGGATTACTTGGCGATGCCGCAGCAGCGGTGCCGATTGTCACGGGTGAGTTGCAAGTATCGAGTGAGCGTTTTGATTATTTCTATGACCGCTTCTGGAGGCCAAAGCCAAGGCTGATAGCAGGCATGGCACTGAAGCGTGTAGTGCATGCGATGATGGATATTTCCGATGGTCTTGCTCAAGATATCCAGCATATACTTAAAGCCTCTGGCGTTGGAGCGAATATCGATGCTAATCGTGTGCCGGTTTCCTCTGAGTTAAGTCGTTGGCAGCCTGAAACAGCGGTGGCTTTGGCGTTAACGGGTGGCGATGATTACGAATTGTGTTTCACCGCACCAAAAGCACAAGCTGCTGAAATATCGTTGATTACTCAAACACTTAGCTTGCCTTGTACCAAGGTGGGGGAAATTGTCGAGAATGGTTTTGCGATTCAAAACTATGATGGCGACGTAACAGGTTGGCAACATTTTTAG
- a CDS encoding CNNM domain-containing protein, whose amino-acid sequence MSSDAVLLMVYIVSAIGFSFLCSVAEAVLLSITPSYIEGQKEKAPKYAARLKRLKQDNIDQSLAAILTLNTIAHTAGAIGAGAKATAVFGSAWFGFFSACMTMAILFLSEIVPKTIGAIYWPKLVVPTMYFVQGLIVILYPIVWISEKLTKLIAHGKEIQHFNRDEFIAMAELGKEGGHINDRESRILGNLFRYGSVKVMDVMTPRIVAFVLSEEKTVSEVFELIKNKPFSRLPVYKSGFDDITGFVLRDDILLSKASDRHGETLKSLRRDITAVPEKVSLPMLLDSFLNERQHIALVVDEYGRSKGIVTLEDLVETLLGVEIMDEMDSVENMRVLARKMWAVRAKALGIDVERIE is encoded by the coding sequence ATGAGCTCAGATGCCGTTTTGTTGATGGTGTATATAGTTTCTGCAATAGGTTTTTCATTTCTCTGTTCTGTGGCGGAAGCGGTGCTATTAAGTATTACGCCTTCTTATATTGAAGGGCAGAAAGAAAAAGCACCAAAATACGCTGCGCGTTTGAAGCGACTAAAGCAAGACAATATTGACCAATCTCTTGCGGCTATTTTGACACTTAATACTATTGCACATACAGCTGGGGCGATTGGCGCAGGTGCAAAAGCTACTGCAGTATTTGGCAGCGCGTGGTTTGGTTTTTTTTCGGCATGCATGACCATGGCTATTTTATTTTTATCGGAAATTGTACCAAAAACCATCGGTGCTATTTATTGGCCAAAACTGGTTGTACCGACAATGTACTTTGTGCAGGGTCTTATCGTCATTCTGTACCCTATTGTATGGATTTCAGAAAAGCTGACTAAGCTGATAGCACACGGAAAAGAGATACAGCATTTTAACCGAGATGAATTTATTGCTATGGCAGAGCTTGGCAAAGAGGGCGGGCATATTAATGATAGAGAATCTCGAATCCTCGGCAATTTGTTTCGCTATGGTTCTGTGAAAGTGATGGATGTGATGACGCCTCGTATCGTTGCGTTTGTACTTTCAGAAGAAAAAACAGTGTCGGAAGTGTTTGAGCTTATTAAGAACAAGCCATTTTCACGTTTACCTGTGTATAAGTCAGGCTTTGACGATATTACCGGCTTTGTTCTTAGAGATGATATCTTATTAAGTAAAGCATCGGATCGACATGGCGAAACACTTAAGTCTTTAAGGCGTGATATTACAGCTGTTCCTGAAAAGGTGTCATTACCCATGCTATTGGATAGTTTTCTGAATGAGCGCCAGCATATTGCTTTGGTTGTCGACGAGTATGGCAGATCGAAAGGAATTGTGACTCTTGAAGATTTGGTTGAGACTTTACTTGGTGTGGAAATTATGGACGAAATGGACAGTGTTGAAAACATGCGAGTATTGGCGCGTAAAATGTGGGCGGTGCGGGCTAAAGCGCTTGGTATCGATGTTGAACGCATAGAATAG
- a CDS encoding methyl-accepting chemotaxis protein, translating into MNSIKQKSMLFLSTASLLVMVIIFSSSYMLAKNHFEEALNKQIKGLNNTLSIALQEPIFSYDSGLIERIMSSFMNLPFVDGIKAYDQRDKLLGTAKDDQSTKADSKDLRVDTIDIVWSDKSVIGHLEVTYRMDSNAELLSSIQIMFLLIGVILLLVLQVTNWFVLTRYVVNPIKVVASAMAEIAQGGGDLTRRLNIQSKDEVGALAHGFDTFISNLHTLVQKIVNSNNELSNCSQSIKSNANENTKSTEQQLLEIEQVATALNEMSSATQEVARNANETADKTQRCNELALKGNTIVKNTINDIHNLGQEINSTSDKIIELKDQSAQINTVLDVIKGVAEQTNLLALNAAIEAARAGEQGRGFAVVADEVRSLAQRTQDSTTEIEGIINNLQSASEGASKLMQSTSATLQKTIDESGGAITALDDIIQDIVVINDMNAQVATATEEQSSVASEVSDKVLIINNATIVITDNAASIEQLSDQLDSLSSSINSDLSNFKL; encoded by the coding sequence ATGAATTCAATCAAACAGAAATCCATGCTTTTCCTTTCTACAGCCTCACTACTCGTGATGGTGATTATTTTTTCCAGTAGTTACATGTTGGCAAAAAATCATTTTGAAGAAGCATTAAACAAACAAATAAAAGGTTTAAACAACACCTTATCGATTGCGCTGCAAGAGCCGATATTTTCTTATGATTCGGGTCTTATTGAGCGCATCATGTCCTCGTTTATGAATCTCCCTTTTGTTGACGGCATCAAAGCGTATGATCAAAGAGATAAGCTACTAGGTACAGCGAAAGATGATCAAAGTACCAAAGCAGACTCCAAGGACTTACGTGTCGATACTATAGATATCGTTTGGAGTGACAAAAGCGTCATTGGTCATCTTGAAGTGACCTACCGAATGGACAGTAATGCAGAATTACTTTCATCCATACAGATTATGTTTTTGTTAATCGGTGTGATTTTATTGCTGGTGCTACAAGTAACCAACTGGTTCGTTTTAACTCGCTATGTCGTAAACCCAATCAAAGTGGTTGCTAGCGCCATGGCTGAAATCGCACAAGGTGGCGGTGACTTAACAAGACGCCTAAACATTCAGAGTAAAGATGAAGTGGGTGCGCTGGCCCATGGTTTTGATACTTTCATTTCCAATCTTCATACCTTGGTACAAAAAATTGTTAATTCAAATAACGAGCTATCAAATTGTTCTCAAAGTATAAAGTCCAATGCTAATGAAAACACCAAGTCCACTGAGCAACAGTTGTTAGAAATTGAACAAGTTGCTACTGCACTTAACGAAATGTCATCAGCCACTCAAGAAGTCGCTAGAAACGCAAACGAAACGGCCGATAAAACCCAACGCTGTAACGAGCTGGCGCTCAAAGGCAATACCATTGTCAAAAACACCATCAATGATATTCACAACTTAGGCCAAGAAATTAATTCAACGTCTGACAAAATCATTGAATTGAAAGACCAAAGTGCGCAAATCAATACGGTATTGGATGTCATCAAAGGCGTTGCAGAACAAACCAACTTGCTGGCACTGAACGCCGCGATAGAAGCCGCACGTGCTGGCGAGCAGGGCCGCGGCTTCGCGGTCGTCGCCGATGAAGTGCGTTCATTAGCGCAACGAACTCAAGATTCAACCACAGAAATTGAAGGCATCATTAACAATTTGCAGTCCGCTTCGGAAGGCGCTAGTAAGCTAATGCAATCCACCAGCGCAACGCTGCAAAAGACCATTGATGAATCCGGTGGCGCCATCACCGCTCTAGACGATATTATTCAGGACATTGTGGTCATCAATGATATGAACGCCCAAGTAGCAACCGCCACAGAAGAACAAAGCTCTGTGGCATCTGAAGTTAGCGACAAAGTGCTGATCATTAATAATGCCACCATTGTGATTACCGACAATGCAGCAAGTATCGAACAGCTGAGTGATCAGCTCGACTCTCTTAGCTCCAGCATTAACAGTGATTTATCAAACTTTAAGCTCTAA
- the nrdR gene encoding transcriptional regulator NrdR, protein MRCPFCGTQDTKVVDSRLVSEGAQVRRRRTCSHCQERFTTFEVAELQMPKLIKSDGSREAFDEDKLRNGIIKAIEKRPVSIEAVETAITRIKEKMQATGERELPSRWTGEAVMEELKRLDQVAYVRFASVYRSFKDISEFREEIDRLENHSISVPESKKTAPEFKKEDKA, encoded by the coding sequence ATGCGATGCCCTTTTTGTGGAACTCAAGATACTAAAGTAGTGGATTCTCGATTGGTTTCTGAAGGCGCACAAGTGCGTCGCCGTCGTACCTGTAGTCATTGCCAAGAGCGTTTTACCACCTTTGAAGTGGCTGAATTGCAAATGCCAAAACTGATCAAAAGTGATGGCAGTCGAGAGGCATTCGATGAAGACAAGTTACGCAACGGGATAATTAAAGCCATTGAAAAACGTCCTGTTAGCATTGAAGCGGTAGAAACTGCGATCACCCGAATTAAAGAAAAAATGCAAGCGACTGGTGAGCGAGAATTACCGTCTCGTTGGACTGGTGAAGCGGTAATGGAAGAATTGAAGCGTCTTGATCAAGTGGCCTATGTGCGTTTTGCTTCTGTGTACCGAAGCTTCAAAGACATTAGCGAGTTCCGCGAGGAAATAGATCGTCTAGAAAACCACAGCATCTCTGTCCCAGAGTCGAAAAAAACTGCCCCAGAATTTAAAAAAGAAGATAAAGCATGA
- a CDS encoding AbiH family protein, with product MSHVLIIGNGFDLNLRLKTSYRDFIGSTFFTRNLVDSSLPLFKHLEKMDKTNWIDIEKELESYSKSEVETYAFLLEYKKLCEELKSYIKSIKLEDVDQSSHAYRLLDNIKGEQFLILNFNYTNSVEVILNNLGVPKYKIDKSIIHVHGSVKQDDIIFGVDDDACINNEHSFLRKTSSSLYDGEQVMQALNDFESLSIFGHSLGESDHMYFKCFQDLAIGRQSRARNQRESLNLYYYDEMAKYQLLSQIYTLSGRQMGQLKDNLASFKEIDVSK from the coding sequence GTGAGTCATGTTCTGATTATAGGTAATGGGTTTGATTTAAATTTAAGGTTGAAAACCAGTTATCGAGATTTCATCGGTTCTACGTTTTTTACTAGAAACTTAGTGGATAGTAGTCTGCCGTTGTTTAAACACTTGGAAAAAATGGATAAAACCAACTGGATTGATATAGAGAAAGAGTTGGAAAGTTATTCTAAGAGTGAAGTTGAGACTTATGCTTTTTTATTGGAGTACAAGAAGCTATGTGAAGAGCTTAAATCCTATATAAAATCTATTAAACTTGAAGATGTGGATCAAAGCTCACATGCGTATCGGTTACTAGATAATATTAAAGGAGAGCAGTTCTTGATACTTAATTTCAACTATACAAATTCAGTTGAAGTTATTTTGAATAACTTAGGTGTGCCTAAGTACAAGATTGATAAATCAATTATTCATGTGCATGGAAGTGTTAAACAGGACGACATTATTTTCGGAGTCGATGATGATGCTTGTATAAATAACGAACACTCATTTTTAAGAAAAACCAGTAGTTCGCTTTATGATGGTGAGCAAGTTATGCAAGCGCTTAATGATTTTGAAAGCTTGTCAATATTTGGGCACTCTCTAGGTGAGTCAGACCATATGTACTTCAAATGCTTTCAAGATTTAGCTATAGGAAGGCAATCTCGAGCTAGAAACCAACGGGAAAGCCTAAATCTTTATTACTATGATGAGATGGCTAAATATCAGTTATTGTCACAAATTTATACATTAAGTGGACGCCAAATGGGGCAACTAAAAGATAACTTAGCATCATTTAAAGAGATAGATGTGTCGAAATAA
- a CDS encoding DMT family transporter produces the protein MPFAELSGLIAALCWTISSLMAPNLIQRFGTMRFNTFRIVIASSILLAICLITQRFNATLWQHAEIVMLSGLLGIFIGDTMLFTAVHRLGPRRTGVLFATNAPMSILLGWLFLGENLSFNQLFACGLVLMGVVIAILFGRRVSLHAWEQTKGKLSIGILLALGAALGQASGALLSKPALIDGADPIAVSALRVGTAAFALALAYGLYYRHKQPADAIPFALLTRSDFIGIAALATIGMVIGMSVLVWGVGNANVGIVTTLSAVVPVLILPGLWITTGQRPAFGAWIGAIFVFAGAALLILLSH, from the coding sequence ATGCCGTTCGCAGAATTATCGGGCTTAATTGCCGCCTTGTGTTGGACTATTTCGAGCCTGATGGCGCCAAACTTGATCCAACGCTTTGGTACCATGCGCTTTAATACCTTTCGTATTGTGATTGCCAGTTCGATTCTGTTAGCCATTTGCTTAATCACTCAACGCTTCAATGCAACTTTGTGGCAACACGCTGAGATCGTCATGCTGTCTGGGCTGTTGGGGATTTTCATTGGCGATACCATGTTGTTTACCGCGGTTCATCGCCTTGGCCCTCGACGCACAGGGGTTCTGTTCGCTACCAACGCGCCCATGTCGATTCTATTGGGTTGGCTATTTTTAGGGGAAAACCTTTCTTTTAATCAACTCTTTGCCTGCGGTTTAGTGCTTATGGGTGTAGTGATCGCTATTCTATTTGGCCGTAGAGTCAGTCTTCACGCTTGGGAGCAAACTAAAGGCAAATTAAGCATTGGAATTTTGCTTGCTCTTGGCGCAGCGCTTGGTCAGGCCAGTGGTGCCTTGCTTAGCAAACCCGCTTTAATTGATGGTGCCGATCCGATTGCCGTCTCCGCATTGCGAGTTGGCACGGCCGCTTTCGCTCTAGCGCTAGCATACGGTTTGTACTATCGACACAAACAACCTGCCGACGCGATTCCATTTGCGTTACTTACTCGCTCTGATTTTATAGGTATAGCGGCCCTCGCAACCATTGGTATGGTAATCGGCATGAGCGTCCTAGTCTGGGGCGTCGGCAACGCTAATGTGGGCATAGTCACCACGCTGTCTGCGGTTGTTCCTGTACTCATTCTGCCGGGCTTGTGGATTACCACAGGTCAACGTCCTGCATTTGGCGCATGGATTGGTGCGATTTTCGTTTTTGCTGGTGCGGCTCTTCTTATTCTACTAAGCCATTAA